CCCTGTGACCATGTCTGTTTGCCAACCTTAACGGCTCGTCAATCAGCGGCGCCTTAGCAACGACCAACGGTCAATTCTCTGATTCGCACCCGCAGCAGGCATAATCCTTAGTTCCCGCGGATTGAATGAGCGGCAGGCCCTTCGGGAACGGCGCGGCTGACGATCAGCCTCTTGAGACCTAGGGCACCGCTCTCACGCTATCTGGTCGTTCTTGGCGACCGATTGGCAGACTTGGGCGAGTAACGCCGCCAACGACAAGATGTCCTTGCGAGCTTGCGCAAGCGCTGCATCTCGGTCTGGTGTCTTCATCCGAGGCAGCGAGCGATTGGACGACCGCCACCACTCATGGATCATCGTGCTGGGTCGAGGTGAGTCATCCCTACATTTAGGCGTCCAACCCAACATTTGGATACGTGCGATAGCGTCACCCTCGGATAGGAAGCCTTCCACTTGGCGAGCTTGGCTGCCTTGTCCTTCCTGCTCGGATGGGTTGGATCAGGTCGAATCCAGAACCATTATCGCGTCGTAGTGGTGATGTCAATGTGGCAGTTGATGCCAAGCATCAACGTCGGACGTTCACCGACGCCATACTCGTGACCTGTGAACAGTGCACGGTTACAACCTGTGAGGACTTTGGGATCAACCCGATTCAGTTCAACGACAAGGATGATCCTGTCCACCTGACCATCGCAGAACCCCACCGATCGTCCTGCTCGCTCGCCTCACGAACTCATGCAACGGTGTGTCATCTCACATGTTGGGCCCGAGGCATCAGGCCCATGTACAAAGATATGTGCGGGGAGATCGCTGCTGGGCGCGTCCCGGCCAGGTCGGGACTGCTGGTGGAAGGCCTTCCGGGGTCATTGATTCCACGTCGAGAGCCAACAACGACCCTCGCATGTCAATGCGAACTGCACGAAGCGATTCACCTCCTGCCTGAAGGCGAGAGCAACCTCGCCTCAGACTTGGTAAATCCATGCCGACACTCACTTCGAAGGACACCAGCCGCCTCAAGGACACTCCCACGGCAACGAGGTCAGCGATTCTATCGTTACGCCACACACGACATGGATCCAGATCCTTGCTAACGTAGGCGGGACGGACTTCACTGACGAACTCGTAACTGCGATACGAGAGGAGTTAGGGCAATATTCGGTGCCCGTCGATGTCCTCGCTGGTCGACTCCACGAGCGCGAGGATCTCGCCTCGTTGCGCAAGTTCACAACCGATGAGCTCGCAGATGTCATCCGAGGCGAACTGGTGCTGGCCAGTGATGACTTTTGGTTGACCGAGACCGATGCGGTGATAGCCATTGACATGATGCTCGATGGCATCCAGCTCACCCACTGGGTGACGCCGTTCGAACTCGAACACGAGGTGCTAGAGGCCTTCCCTGACTTGGCCCTTCTAGATTGCGATGCGGTCGACGGCGTCTTACTCGCTGAAGGCGGGGAGCTCAAGCTACGAACTGACGAAGAGCTCGACCTCACCGCAGAAGCTGATGAACCGATATCCTTCTACCGCGGCGACCAGCATTGGTTAGGCAACGTCGACAAACCCTCACTGGTAATGTTGTCGCGTCATAATGGAGTGATCTCGGTTCATCCCGGGGAGCTCGATGCTGATGGCACTCGTGAGGCTGAGGCAATTCGACAAGTCTTCGATGAGCTCACGCTTGCTGGAAAACGGCTCGACATCCTCGAACTCCTACTTGAAGTTCTCGCACGTGACCCGAGCCTCTTTCGCTCTCCAGTACCACCCATCACCGAACTCTTTGAGCGTATCGAGCTTGTCGCTGACGGAGAAATCGTCCATCAAGTTGGGTTTGAGCCTGATGAAGAAGATGAGATGAATTTCAACGATATCCGCCAACGATTCGACTTCGATCTGTGCTGCGACTTGGCCTTCGCCGAAGTCATGATATCTGTACTAAGCGCAACGGAAGACGCCGAGCTGGCCGACGACGCGACATCGACCGATGAGACACATTTTAGTCGTCAAATCCTAGATAATCTCGCCCATGACAACGTAGCCCCTGCGGTTGCCGATGCCATTTTGGATGCAAGTGATGAATCTAGTCCGGTTCTCGACGCGTTTTTGGGGCGACTCCAGTCTTATGGACTTGAGTCTGCTCAGACCCACTATCTGCAAGCGCTCAACCTTGAGCGCAATGGCCAGGTATTGGCAGCGAAACAAGAGCTCGAGATAGCCGCCAGACTCGACCCGTGGTATCGTCCAGCGTTAGAGGAGTTGGCCTGGTATGTAAGCGATAGTGGGGATCTACGCAGAGCCGATGGACTCTACGCCAGGGCTCAAGTCGACGAGGATGATCCCCAACGCGCATACCTCCAGGATCTCCTATCCCCACCACTTCAAGGGGTCGGCCGAAACGATCGTTGCCCCTGTGGGTCTGGGCGCAAATACAAACTCTGCTGCCTCAACAACACGACTTGGCCGCTCGAGAAGCGGATTGGTCTTCTCAATCAAAAGATCCGAGCCTTTTCGATACGGCCACAAAACCTCCATCTTGCAGCGCCAATCTTCGCCTTTTTTGGGGACGAGTCCTCAGCCCTAGGCAACGATATCACCATGACCCTACTCCTAGATCTCGTCTCCTTGAGTGACGAGGTACTGGAACGCTTCGTTGACGCGCGAGGAGTGCTCTTGCCGGTTGACGAACGCCAGCTGGTGCAAGCGTGGATCGGCACTGGCCCATCGTGTTGGCAGATTCTCGAGGTTGACCCCGGTACTTCGATGACCATGCTCGACACCATGACGGGTGACTCTCGCGTGGTGGCCGAGAAGTCAATGTCAAGAGAGGTGCGTGTTGGTGACTATGCCTATGCGCATGTGGTTCCAGATGGGACCGGTTTCCAAATCATCGGGATGGTGCTGCGGCTATCAGCAATCCAACGAGAAACTCTATCGAGCACGCTTCGCGCGGGAGGTGGGCCCAAGAGGCTCGCCGCTTGGGTCCAGACGTTGACGACCCCGGCCATGATGCGAACCTCTGACGGCGAAGAGATCGTGATCTGTCACAGTGTGCTGGTCCCTACAACCTCATCGTGGCACGAGATCGCGATGGTGCTCGACGATATGTTCGACCGTCACGAAGGTGAACGTTGGGCAGATGTCGATCACAATACGATCGATGGAGTTATACGTGGGGCGTTGGAGCGACAAGACGACAGGTTAGTAGTGACCACAAACTCAGTCGAACGCGAGGAACGTATTCTCCGGATGCTGCGGAGTGCCTTCGGCGATTTGGAGCTCGTCGAAACCACACACACCGATCTCGAGGAGGCCCAGTATCGGCTCGAGGACGAAGAGAGTATCTCCTTATCGTCTTTTGGACGACACACTGTGCCAGAGGACGAGATCGATTCAAGCGAGGTACAGGCCATTCTCGACAAATTTATCCGACAGAAGGAGATTGCCTGGGTTGACGAGTCGATACCGGCCTTGCATGGCTTGACCCCTCGACAGGCTGCTAGGGATCCAACGCGTCGAGAGGAGCTCGTCGCACTCCTCAACGAGTTCGATGCCTACCCAGCGGTTGGATCGCAGGCGGTCTCATTCAACGTAGATCGACTACGCAGCCTCCTTGGGATGGAGCTGGACCACTAGGAACGCGACGATTGGCCCGTGTAGCCGCCCAAGCCCATCACGCTGCGCGCCCACAATGACTGACAGACCCACCAGTTGTGGAGATGATGAGCCTCCGGCGTCAGGCCATCAATCCGCGCTTGAATAGGCAATGCCAAAGGTATGTACGATAAGATCTCCAGGCTTGAGCCTCTCTTAGTCCGACCATAGACTGAAATCACATGCTTAGCGGCTGTTAACGAGTGGCACGGACCCTCCTCGATGAGCACATGTGACGCGTCTAAGTACTTGCGATCGGCTCCAGCATTTGTTTTGAACTCGCGCGTTGTGCAGCCATTGTTGCCATATAGGTGCGATGCCCGCCGTTGAGATTTCTGGCCATGAGACCACTGCGTTTGAGCAAGGTTGTCGCGACATGACCACGCAAGCCAACTGCACAGTACACCAGAAATGGACCGCCTCCAAGCTCTTTCATCCGGTCGCGGAGCTCATCGACCGGAGCGCAGATGCTGCCCGGTATCGCACCTTGGCGATATTCTGCCTCGGTCCTGACATCGAGCAAGGTCCAGCCGTTGGCGAGCAGCTCTTCAATCTCATCCGTCTCAACGACATCACACTCGCCAAATCTGATATTCTCCGCCATATAGCCGAGCATGTTCACCGGATCCTTCGCCGAGGAAAACGGTGGTGCATAGGCCAACTCGATGTTGGCCAGCTCCTCCACCGTTAGATGTCCCGTCATCGCGGTTGCCACAATATCGATGCGCTTATCGACACCAGCACCCCCCACAGCCTGCGCCCCAAGAATCGTGCCATCATGAGGGTCGAACAATAGCTTGATCGACATCGGCTCAGCCCCTGGGTAATAACTCGCGTGGTTCATCGGATGAGCACGCACAACCCGATACGGGCGGCCCAGGCCATGCAAGCGACGCTCGTTCCAACCTGTAATAGCAGCAGTGAGTGAGAACACCCTGACGACGGCGGTGCCGAGTGACGGAGCATGGCGCGAGGGTAGACCGCAGATATGGTCGGCAACGCGCCTGCCCTGACGATTAGCGACATTTGCCAACGCGATCAGCGATGGCATGTCACTAATCGCATCGAGTTTCTCGACCGCATCACCGACGGCGTAAATATCGGGGTCACTCGTCCTCATTGCCTCGTCAACCACGATTCCACCTCGTGGTCCGATCTCGAGATCAGCCGCTTGGGCCAGGCCGGTCTCGGGCCTGACTCCCACCGAAGCGACCACCATCTCGCCCTCAACTTCACGACCGTCACTCAGTGTCACACCCCAGTCATGAACCGCGGTGACGGAGACACCTGTCATCACGGAAACTCCATTTTGGATAAGCTCCTCCTCCACGAGGATGGCAAGTTCGGGGTCGAGGGCCGGCAACACCTGAGGGGACGCCTCGATGACGGTCACGATGATCCCATGACGGGTAAGATTTTCCGCGGTCTCAAGTCCGACGAAGCCCGCACCCACTACGACCGCGCTTCGCGGTGTCTTAGCAACGTCTCTTACGAGTCGCTCTGCGTCCTCAACCGTACGCAGCGGTCGCGTCCGTTCAAACCCAGGGATCTCCAGCCGCACCGGCGATGCCCCAGGACTGAGTATGAGCTTGTCGTAGTCGAGCGTCTCTACCACACCTCCATCGGTCGATCGAAACTCAACCCGATGCTGCGCTCGATCGATTCCGATCACCTCTGTCCTTACCCGGACATCCAAACGGAAGCGAGCGTGGAGGCGCTCAGGCGTCTGCAGCAGCAGATCCTCCTGATCATCAATGACCGAGCCAACGTAGTATGGAAGACCACAGTTGGCGTAGGAGACGTGCCCCGAGCGCTCAAGCACTGTGATGATAGCGTCTTCATCGAGGCGCCGGAGCCTCGTGGCCGCCGACATTCCACCAGCGACTCCACCAACAATAACGACTCGCCGCGGGCTCGTACGCTTCGCAACGGGGCTCACCAAAGAATTTTGCATACCCCCTAGCGTATCCTGGCCGACCTCATCCGGTAGGTAGTCAAGGCGATAATTGGGACTTTCGACCCTAGCGCCGTGGAAGCGTTTGGTTAGAACTACAAGCTGCCCGACGAGAGAACCGGCCGGGTGCACTTGACTCAACAGATCGGGACACCTTGCTTGGTCAACAACCGAGGTTGCGCAACCATGGGTACACCTGCATCAAGATGCCTACGGTGCCAGGGAGATCTACACGAGCGCACCTGGTCTATCAGCGTTCATCACTCCTCTCCTCCTCGGGGGCCAGCAGTGCGATCCACGAGAATATCCGCCGCTTGCGGCCCTCCTCGGGAAGGTTTGCGAGGCGCGGCCCCAACAATACACCAGGTCTCCGTAGAACTCTTGCAACTCCTGGTCGGTGAGCCAGAGTCCGCTCATTCGGTAACCGATTCTGTCACGGACCGGATCAGAACCTTCACGTCCAAAGTACCGATCCGCCTCGCTTATTAGATTGGCAATAAATGCCAAGAAGGCGTGCTGTTGCTCATCGTGCCCCATAGCCTGTGCATCCGAAGCGCTCACCTGCGCGCGCGCCGGTCGCAACACATCGTCCTCTCAACAGCACCGCGTCGCCGACACTCCGCGACCACCTGCAGAACCCCGGCCTTCACGAGGATCGCGACATGACGATAGAGACTTCCCATCGGTATATCTGAGAGTTCCGACGCGATCTGTGCTGTGGTCAACGCACGGTCTCCAAGGAACATCTAGACAATACGTAGGCGCACTGGATGCAGCAAAAGAGAAGCGCTGTTCACAACTGCATCCTAACCGTCAGAGCGCGCGAGCTTAGGTGTATCATTCTCAGTATTAATAGCGATACTGTTGCTTACCCTTGAGGAAGGACTCAAGAGTGGTGGAGATCGTTCGAGAAGGGCAGTCGTTGCATCTACGATTGAGTCTCTGAGAGAAGGCCGCCTCCGTCCATGGTGACGTCACCATTCCAGCAGCCAACGTGATCGCCATCGAGCCCGTGCACAACATCTCCGGACAAGTCCATGGAATGGAGCTTATCGGTGCTCGTTTACCAGGTGAGTTTGCCGTTGGGACTTTTGCATCGAAGGGCATCAAGGTCTTTGCGGCCATCCACCACCAACATCGCGATGGAATCCGCATCCGTCTCGACAGGACAGAACGATTTTCGGAAATCTTGCTCAGTTGTGACGATCCTACATCTGTCATCGGACGTCTCGCGGGCCACTACAAATGACGGGGGAGCGCCATGTCACCGGCATCGCTCTCGGTCTCTTCGCCATCATCGCAGAGGCGATCGTGCTGTGGCGACGACGTGACTCGATTTTTACGCTTGACACAGTGGTGCGTTGCACCCACGACCACGTCTTTACAACGTGGTGGATCCCAGGTGTCTCGATCAAGGCGTTCCGATTCCTCTGGTGGCGACTGCAATACTGCCCAGTCGGCCAACATCTGGCTTTGGTCACACCCGTTGACATGAGCACACTCACCGATCAGGAGATCACGGCCGCCACAACCAAGCATGACCTTCATATTCACTAACGACGATGTCGGTTGCAGTAACGCGAAGAATCCTGCGGGCCGACGTGGGTCCAAAGGTGTGTTCAAATCGAGAACGACTGGTCATCACAGACCAACACCATTTGCCACTTCACAGGTCGGGGGTGTGGACCCAGGAACGCGACGGGTCTGAGTCACAACAGTGCTGATGGTCGGTTTCGGCTCCTAAAGACTTGAACATTCTTCACCACTCCCGTCCCTTGCACCCCTGAGCCGTCGAGTCCCCAATGGCAGGAAGCATTGAGACAAGCTCGCTCATCAAGTTATGATGTCCGAGGAACCACGATGTCTGAGGAACCACAACGCAAAACTCTCGCCATCTCAAGCTTGCCGCCATGGTTGGCGGCTGGTCTCTCAGGCTAGCGTGAACCTAAGAACCCTGCATTCGAACTAGGCGAGGTGGTCAATGGAAGCCAAAAAGCGGTCGCGTGCCTCAGCAAAGGCAGCTGGTCGGTCGCTCGAGATGGACCTCATTAAGGCACTCAATCTCCGCAACCTCCAAGCCATCCGACTCGGGCTCCAGGGAACAAACGACAAGGGTGATGTCACCGCAGCGCGCGTACCAGACCACGTCTTTGAGGCAAAGAATTGTCGAACGCTGGCACTTTCAGCCTGGTGGCGGGAGACTACGCGCGAGCGAGCCAACGCCAACGCGCGCTACGGCTGGATAATCCACAAGCGCCATGGCGTGGGAGATCCATCCGAACAGTGGGCCACGACCACAACGGGACAACTGGCCGACCTTCTTCTCGAGCTTGCCACCTTACGCGAAGCCGTCGCTCAGCTACAACCACCGTTAGATTGCGAAAACGACGTCTCAATGAGCCTCGACATCGTTGTCGGTTCAGACCGTGAGTAAGGGCAACTGACCCAACGGCGTTACCACACGACTCGCTGAAACCTACGCCAGGGCGTGGGCGACCGGCATACCACAACCAGCCCAGCACGCCTGTTTCCGTCAGTTTTGTACGAAGCTTTGATTAACCAAGGAGTTCCTCACGCTTTGAGCGCACAAGGTGGCCAATCTAACGCCAAGCCCCTCGGCGTTTTCAGCGTTCTTGGGCTAGAGTCCGATTCAGAGTCGGCTGGGAGCAAACGGCGTGCTGGTGAAGTTACCACACGCACGGGCGGCCATGGCAAGCCGCTCATTCTGCCCACGCCTTATCGCTGCTTCCTCTCGCCATGGACTCCACGAAGCGGTAAATTTTGCAGCGGCGGCTTGCGTCAAAGCGTCTGGGGGTCAGCATCGACGGGACGTTACTCTATCAACCAGGCCCCGATAGATACCGCTGTTGTGGATGACCTCTCAGCGTCGCCTTCGGAAGTAAAACCAACGTCGACGATCCCTATCAATTGGGAGAGTACAGGCCCACGAGGGCCTTCGCGGCGACCATAGCTGGGCAAGCCATGTCCAAGGACCGTCCAACTGTAGACCGATCGTCATCGGCTCAGCCTTCGCGTCATGAGATCAGCCATCCACAGCCGAGGCGTTGTTGCACAATGCAGTGCCAGCTGCGGCATTTGTAAGACTTCACCCCACCGCGCCGCTCCACGTTCCCAGGGCAGCACCCCATTGTGAACCACCTATGGACCGGACCAGGAAGAATAGCCCGACAGGTCCGTCTTCGCTTCTCACTTTGTCGGTTGATTGACTCCCGCTATGGGCCAGGTGCACCCGAGACACGGGTGTCAAAGGTTAGCTGCCACTAGTCTCGTCGATTCGGATGTGCTAGTGATGTGGTTGACGAAGGGGGCGATCGTGGCCCCTCTCCACGTGGTTCCCTTACACCGATCTCGATGTTGTGGTTATCGATCGCCCCATGGTTCGACAATCGGGCGATAGACTTGTGCCAACATCAAGGCCAAGCCTTGAGTCGCCGCCGATACGACCGTGTCGGCTCGACGCCAGGTTCGGCCCAACTGACATCGTCATGCCGGCGACAACAGCCAGCGCAAAACCCGGTGTTTCGATAGGAAGGCAGCATATGCAGAGCTGGTCAATCCCCGACGATATCGCCACACCGAGTCTGCTTGTCAATCTGGAGGCCGTTGATGCTAACGCAAAGAGGATGGCCCAGCAGTTGTCCTCAAAGCACATCACCCTACGACCGCACACCAAGACTCACAAGTCAGTGGATCTTGCCCGTCTCCAATATTCCTTCGGCGCCAATGGCATCAGCGTCGCGACCATCGGCGAGGCAGAGGTCTTTGCCGCGGCAGGATTTGATGATATCTTTGTGGCGCTCCCTGTTTGGTGCACAGCCAAGATAGCGTCAAAGCTCAACCAACTCGCGACGATGGCCAAACTACGCATCGGCGTAGACTCAATTGCGGGGGCGCAAGCGCTTGCAACGCAAATCGATCGATCGGACCAGATCGAGGTCATGATCGAAGTCGACAGTGGACAACATCGGACGGGAGTGCGACCCAATCAGGCCGGGCAACTCGCACATGGATGTCAGTCGCGCGGCCTATCCGTTAGAGGCGTCTTCACCCACGGTGGCCATAGCTACCAGGGGCGAGATGCTGTCGAACGGGCTGCGGCCGACGAGATCTCAGCTCTGACGATAGCGTCCGAGAGCTTCTCCGATCAGGGCCTCACTCCGACGGTGGTCAGCGCCGGATCGTCGCCGACCGCTCTTCATCTTGGGGGCGTCGTCACTGAAGCTCGCCCCGGAACCTACCTGTTCAACGATCGCCAACAAGTAGCCCTCGGTGCCGCCCTACCTGATCAGGTGGCGGCGGTTGTCGCCACAAGGGTGATCAGCACCGCCGTCCCCGGACAGTTTGTGATCGACGCAGGCAGTAAGGCACTGGTTGGTGAGTCGTCAACCCTGGTTGCAGGGTATGGCGAGATACGCGACCTCGAAGGCGCCATCGTCACACGGTTGTCCGAGCATCACGGTATCGTCTCCTTTGATGGAACACCTCCCCCTGTGGGCACCCTCCTACAGGTCGTACCCAACCACATCTGCACCGTTATCAACCTCTTTGACCAGTATCTGACGCTCCGAGGATCAAGCCTCGCCGAACCCATCCGAATCGACGCTCGCGGCCACCTCACCTGAGGTTGGGAGCTCGCCACCAAACGACCTCGACTCAATAGGTATGAGGTGTCAGGGAGACTCGACCGGGCTGTTCACAACACACCGTTCGATCAGGGATGCTGACAGAACAAATGCCAGCCCACCTCGGCCCATCCAACGAGAAGTATCGAACGACCTAACCAAGAATCGAGAAAGCCACGGGCAATCGCAAAGAGCGTAGGCAACCGATCGGAGAAACGCTGCGTCACGGTTATCCAGACAAGCAGCATCGCCGCGAGGACGACCCAAACGAGTTGACCGAGATTCATGACAGCCTGCCCCCACCAACTGGCGGCCCCGGTCGTCGAGGGCCGCAATCGTCTGATCTGTTTGCGACGTCACGCTTGGACCGATGACCAACCGCGAAGAAGACTCCAAGCGCCAACCACGTGGCCACCAAGATGGACCGGCCAACGACAAAACGGCTCACCCGCCCTATCAGGTAGCTGAGCGTCGGCAGTG
This sequence is a window from Ferrimicrobium sp.. Protein-coding genes within it:
- a CDS encoding SEC-C domain-containing protein encodes the protein MPVDVLAGRLHEREDLASLRKFTTDELADVIRGELVLASDDFWLTETDAVIAIDMMLDGIQLTHWVTPFELEHEVLEAFPDLALLDCDAVDGVLLAEGGELKLRTDEELDLTAEADEPISFYRGDQHWLGNVDKPSLVMLSRHNGVISVHPGELDADGTREAEAIRQVFDELTLAGKRLDILELLLEVLARDPSLFRSPVPPITELFERIELVADGEIVHQVGFEPDEEDEMNFNDIRQRFDFDLCCDLAFAEVMISVLSATEDAELADDATSTDETHFSRQILDNLAHDNVAPAVADAILDASDESSPVLDAFLGRLQSYGLESAQTHYLQALNLERNGQVLAAKQELEIAARLDPWYRPALEELAWYVSDSGDLRRADGLYARAQVDEDDPQRAYLQDLLSPPLQGVGRNDRCPCGSGRKYKLCCLNNTTWPLEKRIGLLNQKIRAFSIRPQNLHLAAPIFAFFGDESSALGNDITMTLLLDLVSLSDEVLERFVDARGVLLPVDERQLVQAWIGTGPSCWQILEVDPGTSMTMLDTMTGDSRVVAEKSMSREVRVGDYAYAHVVPDGTGFQIIGMVLRLSAIQRETLSSTLRAGGGPKRLAAWVQTLTTPAMMRTSDGEEIVICHSVLVPTTSSWHEIAMVLDDMFDRHEGERWADVDHNTIDGVIRGALERQDDRLVVTTNSVEREERILRMLRSAFGDLELVETTHTDLEEAQYRLEDEESISLSSFGRHTVPEDEIDSSEVQAILDKFIRQKEIAWVDESIPALHGLTPRQAARDPTRREELVALLNEFDAYPAVGSQAVSFNVDRLRSLLGMELDH
- a CDS encoding FAD-dependent oxidoreductase, giving the protein MHPAGSLVGQLVVLTKRFHGARVESPNYRLDYLPDEVGQDTLGGMQNSLVSPVAKRTSPRRVVIVGGVAGGMSAATRLRRLDEDAIITVLERSGHVSYANCGLPYYVGSVIDDQEDLLLQTPERLHARFRLDVRVRTEVIGIDRAQHRVEFRSTDGGVVETLDYDKLILSPGASPVRLEIPGFERTRPLRTVEDAERLVRDVAKTPRSAVVVGAGFVGLETAENLTRHGIIVTVIEASPQVLPALDPELAILVEEELIQNGVSVMTGVSVTAVHDWGVTLSDGREVEGEMVVASVGVRPETGLAQAADLEIGPRGGIVVDEAMRTSDPDIYAVGDAVEKLDAISDMPSLIALANVANRQGRRVADHICGLPSRHAPSLGTAVVRVFSLTAAITGWNERRLHGLGRPYRVVRAHPMNHASYYPGAEPMSIKLLFDPHDGTILGAQAVGGAGVDKRIDIVATAMTGHLTVEELANIELAYAPPFSSAKDPVNMLGYMAENIRFGECDVVETDEIEELLANGWTLLDVRTEAEYRQGAIPGSICAPVDELRDRMKELGGGPFLVYCAVGLRGHVATTLLKRSGLMARNLNGGHRTYMATMAAQRASSKQMLEPIAST
- a CDS encoding alanine racemase, which gives rise to MQSWSIPDDIATPSLLVNLEAVDANAKRMAQQLSSKHITLRPHTKTHKSVDLARLQYSFGANGISVATIGEAEVFAAAGFDDIFVALPVWCTAKIASKLNQLATMAKLRIGVDSIAGAQALATQIDRSDQIEVMIEVDSGQHRTGVRPNQAGQLAHGCQSRGLSVRGVFTHGGHSYQGRDAVERAAADEISALTIASESFSDQGLTPTVVSAGSSPTALHLGGVVTEARPGTYLFNDRQQVALGAALPDQVAAVVATRVISTAVPGQFVIDAGSKALVGESSTLVAGYGEIRDLEGAIVTRLSEHHGIVSFDGTPPPVGTLLQVVPNHICTVINLFDQYLTLRGSSLAEPIRIDARGHLT